The genomic segment CCTGCTGCAGCGCCTCGGCCGCGCGGAACATGCTGCAGAGGACGTCTGCGCTCGCCGCGAGTTGCTGCCGGTGGATTTCGGCCAAGGTGCCCGCCGCCCCGGCGAGACCCGCGACCGTCTCGTTCGCGTCGTCCGTCGAACCTTGTTGAGTCCGCTTTGTCTGGGTTGCCATTGCCGTCTCCTTCGCTTGTGTTGGGGGTGGCCCGCAATCTAGGCCGGTTCACGCCCCCACCAAGCTGGGCAATCAACTGTTTCTTCCGCGACCGTGCGGTCCTCACGCAGCCCGCAGCGACTCGTCGAGCACTTCGACCCAATGTCGCACCGGCGTTGCCGTGCCGCCTTGCAGGTGTGTGATGCAGCCGATGTTGGCCGAGAGCACGACGGAAGGTTCCAGGGCGCCCAGGTGACCGAGCTTGCGGTCACGCAATCGCGTGGCGATGTCCGGGTGCAGCACGGAGTAGGTGCCTGCGGACCCGCAACACAGGTGCGATTCGTTCAGCGCCACCTGCACGTCGAAGCCCAGTCGGCGCAGCTGCGTCTCGACGCCACCTCGCAACTGCTGGCCATGCTGGAGCGTGCACGGAGGGTGGTAGGCCAGCACGCCGGCGGGCGGCCGCACCCTGTCCTGCAGTGCGGGCACGACATCGGGCAGCAGTTCGCTCAGGTCGCGCGTGAGTTCGCCGATGCGCGCAGCCTTGGCCGCGTAGTGCGGATCTTGTTTCAGGTGATGCCCGTACTCACGCACTGTCACGCCGCAGCCGGAGGCGTTCATGACGACGCCCTCGACCTCGCCGCGCTCGACGTAGGGCCACCACGCATCGATGTTGCGGCGCATCTGCGCCAGGCCGCCGTCCTGGTCGTTCAGGTGGAATTTCACGGCGCCGCAGCAGCCCGCCTCCGGTGCGACCAGCGTCTGGATGCCCGCGGCATCCAGCACGCGCGCGGTCGCTGCGTTGATGTTCGGCGCCATCGACGGTTGCACGCAGCCCTCGAGCAGCAGCACCTTGCGCGCATGCACGCGCGCGGGCCACTCGCCACCGGGCCGGCGCGCCGGCACCTTGGCCTTGAGTGCACCGGGCAGCACGCCCCGCACCGTCTGCCCCAGCTTCATCGCGGGACCGAACACCGGTGACGTCAGGCCCTCCTTGAGCGCCCAGCGCAGCGCCTTCGACCCGCGGCCGCGCGGCACCTTCTCTTCGACGATGCGGCGGCCGATGTCGACGAGGTGGCCGTACTGCACGCCGCTCGGGCAGGTGCTTTCGCAGTTGCGGCAGGTCAGGCAGCGATCGAGGTGCAGCTGCGTCTTCTCGGTCGGCTGCTCGCCTTCGAGCACCTGCTTGATCAGGTAGATGCGTCCGCGCGGCCCATCGAGCTCGTCGCCGAGCAGCTGGTAGGTGGGGCAGGTGGCGGTGCAGAAGCCGCAATGCACGCACTTGCGCAGGATGGCTTCGGCCTCGGCGCCCTCGGGCGTGCCGGCGAATTCGGGGGACAGGTGGGTCTGCACGGATCAGAGCTCGGGATACAGGCGGCCGCGGTTGAAGATGCCGGCCGGATCGAACTGACGCTTGAGCTCGACGTGGATCCGGTCCAGCGGCGGCTGCAGCGGATGGAACCGTTGCGTGCGCGAGCCGGCCGGGCCCGCGCGGAACAGCGTCGCGTGCCCCCCGGACTGCGCGGCGACGCGCCGCAGCCGGTCGGCGTCTTGCGCCTCGGCGGACACCCATCGCTGGGCGCCGTGCCACTCGACCAGCGGCGCTTCGGGTAGGTCCAGCGCCGGGGCGGTTTGCGGCAACGAAAGGCGCCACAGGTCGCGGCCGCCGCGTTCGGCGAACCAGGGTAGTTGCTGGTCGCGGCAGGCACGCCAGGCGGCTTGCACCGCCTCGTCGTGAGGCTCGCCGCCCAGCGATTTGCAAGCGGCTTCGACAGCAGCGCGTGCGCCGCGCAGCCGCAGGTACAGCGCCGGACCACCGGGCTCCTGCACCCACAGGCTCGCATTGAGCGGCAAGGGCTGGCCGCCCCAGGCATTCAGGCGCTCGAGCGCTTGACGCTGCGAGAGCTCGAATTTCAGTGTGGCTTCGGCGGGCGATCGCGGCAGCACCTTGAGGCTGACCTCCACGATCAGGCCCAGCGTGCCGAGCGATCCCGCCATCAGCCGCGAGACGTCATAGCCCGCGACGTTCTTCATCACCTGCCCGCCGAACGTGAGCAGTTCTGCGCGACCGTTGACCATCGACAGGCCGAGCACGTAATCGCGCACCGAACCGACGCTGGCGCGCGCCGGGCCCGAGAGCCCCGCGGCCACCATGCCGCCGACGGTGGCGCCGCCGCCGAAGTGCGGCGGTTCGAACGGAAGGCACTGTCCTTCGCGCGCCAGCACCTCTTCCAGCTCGGCCAGCGGCGTGCCGGCCGCGACGGTGACGACCAGCTCGCTCGGTTCGTAGCTGCGGATGCCGCGCAGGCCCCGCGTGTCGAGCACCTCGCCGCCGGCGGGCTCGCCGTAGAAATCCTTGCTGCCGCCGCCGCGCAGGCGCAGCGGCGTGCCCGCGGCGAAGGCGCCGCGGATGCGTTCGATGCAGTCGGAGAGCGCCCCATCCATCTCCCGATGGTAAGCGCAGGCCCTGCAAGGCGCCTTTGGGCGTTCCGTCGCTAGTCGATGAAGAAATTGACCGGCAGGCCGGGCACGTCGACCCGAAGCGCGACCACATGGCCCGTGAGAGGACGTGCGGCGCGTTCCTCCTCGCTGCGCTCGCCCGCGCTCGTGACGAACAGCGTGCGCAGGTCGTCGCCGCCGAAGCACGGCATGGTGGGACACAGCATCGGCGTGGCGATCTCGTCCACCACTTCGCCTGCGGGCGACAGCCGCACGATGCGGCCGCCCTCGTACATCGCGCACCAGTAGTGGCCTTCCGCATCGACCGCGGCCCCATCGGGCCGTCCGCCGTAACCGGGATCGCCCGGCATCCAGCCCGACGGCTTGTCGGCGAACTGGTGGAAGACGCGCTCGCGCGTCATGCGATTGGTTCCAGGATCCCAGTCCCACGCGCGGACCAGGTGGCGCGGCGTGTCGGACCAGTACACCGTGTCGCCCGCGGGAGACCAGGCCAGGCCATTCGCAGTGGTCACGCCGCCGGCCATGCGCTCCACGCGCGGCGCGCCATCGCGGCAGTCCAGGCTGAACAGTTCGCCGGCCGCACGCGTCTTGGGTTCGAACATCGTGCCGGCCCAGAAACGGCCCCGCGGGTCGGCCTTGCCGTCGTTGAAGCGCGTGGTCGCGGCGTCGTGTCCGCTGCGATGGATCAGCTTGAGCTCGCCGCCCCACTCGTACGCGCGGTAGAAGCCGTCGCGCAGCGCGATGACCCAGCCGCCGCGGCGTGCGGGAGCGAAGCAGCCCGGCTCCTGCGGCATGGGCCAGGTCTCGCACGCGCCGGTGCCGGGATCGGCGCGGCGCAAGCGGCGGCCGGGGATGTCCACCCAGTAGAGCCGCTTCTCATCGGGATGCCAGAACGGCGATTCGCCCAACCTGTCGGGCTGCTCGACCACACGGCGCCAAGTGTTCATCTGATTGCTTGCGGACACGGGACCGATTGTGCGCGGCGCCCACGCGCCCGGCGTGAGCCGTTACCATGCCCGCAAGCTCCCTTCCCAATGAACTCATCCGTTTCGTCCGCCCAGAACAGCCTCATGCTGGTGGAGTCGGCGCGCTATGCGCTGCTTCGCCGCCTCGCGTTTTCGATCCGCCACCAGATGGTTGCGCACCTGCAGCCCATCGGCATGGTGACCGAGCTGCTCGAACGCCGCCTTCGCTCGCCCTCGCCGGACCTCGCGCAGGTGCACGACAGCGTGGCGAAGATCAACGGCCTGTCGAAGGCGGCCGCGCAGGACACGCTGGACGTGATCACCTGGATGGCCCCCGAACCCGGCGCCACCGCGCCGCTGGACGCGGTGCTGAAGGACACGGTGACCCTGCTGCGCGGCAACTTCAGCTTCCGCGGCTTTGCCCTCAAGAGCGACGTCGAGTCCCTGCCGAAGCCGGTCGGCCGCGCCGCCGCGCGCATGCTGCTGCCCGCGGCCCTGCTGGCGCTGACGGACACGGTGGAAGGGCCGGCCGAAGTGCTCGTCACCGCGCAGACGCGCGAGGACGTGGTCCTCGTCGATCTGCAATTGCGCCGCACCCAGGGCGAAAGCTTCGAGAACCAGCTCTCCTACCGCGCCATCACCTGGCCCGAAGTGCGCGCGCTCGCGGCCGCCGAGGACGTGGAGCTGTCGCACACCGAAGACCGCGCGAGCCTCGCCTTCCCCATCCTCGAGTAGCGGTTCAAAAAAAAGGGGCCCGCCGAAGCGGGCCCAACATCCAAAGGAGAACTTGCTCTTTGCGGCGCCCGCGCGGGGCGCCTTCCATGGTCAGCGGTTGTACGCCGTCTCGCCGTGCGACGTGATGTCCAGCCCTTCGCGCTCTTCCTCTTCGGTCACGCGCAGGCCGATCACCAGGTCGACGATCTTGTAGGCGATGAAGGCGACCACGGCGGACCAGACCACGGTGGTGATCACGCCCTGGAACTGGATCCACACCTGGCTGGCGATGGAGTAGTCCGGGTTCACCTTGTTGGCCACGTAGTCGTACACGCCCGTGCCGCCCAGCGAGGGCGAGGCGAACACGCCGGTCAGCAGCGCGCCCAGGATGCCGCCCACGCCGTGCACGCCGAAGACGTCCAGCGAGTCGTCGGCGCCCAGCAGGCGCTTGAGGCCGTTCACACCCCACAGGCAGATCAGACCGGCCAAGAGGCCGATGACGATGGAGCCCATCGGGCCGACGAAGCCGGCGGCCGGGGTGATCGCCACAAGGCCGGCGACGGCGCCGGAGGCGGCGCCCAGCATCGAGGCCTTGCCCTTGGACAGCGCCTCGCCGGCGATCCAGGAGAGCGTGGCGGCGGCGGTGGCGAACAGCGTGTTGGCGAAGGCCAGGGCGGTGACGCCGTTGGCTTCCAGGTTGGAGCCGGCGTTGAAGCCGAACCAGCCCACCCACAGCAGGGCCGCGCCCACCATGGTCAGCGTGAGGTTGTGCGGCGCGAGCGTTTCCTTGCCGTAGCCGATGCGCTTGCCGATCACGTACGCGCCCACCAGGCCCGCGACGCCGGCGTTGATGTGCACCACGGTGCCGCCCGCGAAGTCGAGAGCGCCCTTGGCCCACAGCCAGCCCGCGTTGGCGGTGACGGTCTCGAGCGTCTTGGCATCGGTGATCGCATCCGGGCCGTCCCAGTACCACACCATGTGGGCGATGGGCAGGTAGCAGAAGGTGAACCAGAGCACCACGAACATCAGCACGGCCGGGAACCGGATGCGCTCGGCGAACGAGCCCACGATCAGGGCGCAGGTGATGGCGGCGAAGGTGGCCTGGAAGGCGACGAACGACAGCTCGGGAATCACCACGCCCTTGCTGAAGGTCGCGGCCACCGAGTCCGGCGTGATGCCCGCCAGGAACACCTTGCTGAAGCCGCCCATGAACGGGTTGCCTGCGGTGAACGCGACGCTGTAGCCGTAGACCGCCCACAGGATGAACATCAGGCAGCTGACCACGAAGACCTGCATCAGCACGGACAGCATGTTCTTGCTGCGCACCAGGCCGCCGTAGAAGAGCGCCAGGCCAGGCAGGATCATCAGCAGCACCAGCAGCGTGCTCACCGTCATCCAGGCGGTGTCGCCCTTGTTGGGCGTGGGCGCCGGAGCAGCGTTGGCGGCAGCAGCCGGCGCCGCGGTGGCGGCAGCCGCAGGCGCGGCCGCGCTGGCAGCGGCAGGCGCCGCGGCGGCCGGCTCACTGGCGGTCGCCGCCGGCGCGGCGGCCGGCGTGGTGGCGGCCGGCGCCTGCGCCATCACGGCGGACCCGGTCAGCAGGCCCAGGCCCAGGGCCAGGGATGCGAGAAGCTTTCTCATGGTGGTCGTCTCTCTTTCTGGGGGAACTGCTTACAGCGCGTCCTTGCCGGTCTCGCCGGTGCGGATGCGCACGACCTGCTCGAGGTCGTAGACGAAGATCTTTCCGTCACCGATCTTGCCGGTGCGGGCCGCGCCCTCCACGGCTTCGATGACGCGGTCGACGAGGTCCTCCGAGACCGCGGCCTCGATCTTCACTTTCGGAAGGAAGTCGACCACGTACTCGGCGCCGCGGTACAGCTCCGTGTGGCCCTTCTGCCGGCCGAAGCCCTTGACCTCGGTGACGGTGATGCCCTGCACGCCGATGGCCGACAGTGCTTCGCGCACTTCGTCGAGCTTGAAGGGCTTGATGATGGCGGTGATCAGTTTCATGCGTTCTCCTTTGGCGGGCTCGGCCGCTGTATCAGAACGAGTACTTCGCGCCGACGACCAGGCCGGCCTTCTTGGCGAGATCCTTGGTGCCGCTGCCCGGCAGCGTGTTGGGGAAGCCGAAGCGGTCTTCCCAGTTGGTGCCCACGACGGCACCGCTCACGACCAGGCCGCCGCCGAAGTCCTTGGCCAGGCTGACCGAGTAGTCGCGGTAGGTGCCGAAGTTCTTGATCTTCTGCCAGCCAACGTGCGGCACGACGGAAAAACCGTTGCCCACGTCGAAGGTGGCCGACAGGTCGAGGTAGCCGCTGCCGTCGCTGTTGGCGGCGCCGAACAGGTCGGTGAGCGCGTGCGAATACTTGACGGTGGCCGGGCCGAACGTCAGCGCGCCGTACGCCTCGGTGGTGTCGGCCTTCTCGCCGGTGACCAGGTCGTAGTTGTTGCGCGGGTACCAGTACTGCAGGAAGCCGACGTCGTAACCGATGGCGCCGGCGGTGCCCTTGTAGCCGCCGTACAGGTCGAGTTCGACCGAGCCGCGCGTGGCGGGCGGCGTGTCCTTGATCCAGCGGATGGTGGACGCCCAGGTGCCCAGGTAGAAGCCGCTCTTGTGCGCCCAGTCGACGCCGCCTTGCAGAGCGGGACGGCGGGCCGTCTGCGAGATGCCGCGGTAGCGGTAGTCGGACACGACGCCGACGTTGTACGAGAGGGTGAAGTCCGGCTCGGGCTTGGCCTGCGCGATGGCGGCGCCGGACAGCACGAGGGAGGACAGCAGCAGGGAGGCCTTGGCTTTCATGAAGTTCTCTTCTCCGTCTTGAAAAAACTTGTGGGAGCGCTCTAAGCACGACCCGTGCCATTCATCACAAGCCGAGCTGCGCGGGTCAGCCCGACGGCAACGTGACTCGTTATGGGGCGG from the Ramlibacter henchirensis genome contains:
- the glcF gene encoding glycolate oxidase subunit GlcF, which gives rise to MQTHLSPEFAGTPEGAEAEAILRKCVHCGFCTATCPTYQLLGDELDGPRGRIYLIKQVLEGEQPTEKTQLHLDRCLTCRNCESTCPSGVQYGHLVDIGRRIVEEKVPRGRGSKALRWALKEGLTSPVFGPAMKLGQTVRGVLPGALKAKVPARRPGGEWPARVHARKVLLLEGCVQPSMAPNINAATARVLDAAGIQTLVAPEAGCCGAVKFHLNDQDGGLAQMRRNIDAWWPYVERGEVEGVVMNASGCGVTVREYGHHLKQDPHYAAKAARIGELTRDLSELLPDVVPALQDRVRPPAGVLAYHPPCTLQHGQQLRGGVETQLRRLGFDVQVALNESHLCCGSAGTYSVLHPDIATRLRDRKLGHLGALEPSVVLSANIGCITHLQGGTATPVRHWVEVLDESLRAA
- a CDS encoding TorF family putative porin — encoded protein: MKAKASLLLSSLVLSGAAIAQAKPEPDFTLSYNVGVVSDYRYRGISQTARRPALQGGVDWAHKSGFYLGTWASTIRWIKDTPPATRGSVELDLYGGYKGTAGAIGYDVGFLQYWYPRNNYDLVTGEKADTTEAYGALTFGPATVKYSHALTDLFGAANSDGSGYLDLSATFDVGNGFSVVPHVGWQKIKNFGTYRDYSVSLAKDFGGGLVVSGAVVGTNWEDRFGFPNTLPGSGTKDLAKKAGLVVGAKYSF
- a CDS encoding SMP-30/gluconolactonase/LRE family protein, which gives rise to MNTWRRVVEQPDRLGESPFWHPDEKRLYWVDIPGRRLRRADPGTGACETWPMPQEPGCFAPARRGGWVIALRDGFYRAYEWGGELKLIHRSGHDAATTRFNDGKADPRGRFWAGTMFEPKTRAAGELFSLDCRDGAPRVERMAGGVTTANGLAWSPAGDTVYWSDTPRHLVRAWDWDPGTNRMTRERVFHQFADKPSGWMPGDPGYGGRPDGAAVDAEGHYWCAMYEGGRIVRLSPAGEVVDEIATPMLCPTMPCFGGDDLRTLFVTSAGERSEEERAARPLTGHVVALRVDVPGLPVNFFID
- the glnK gene encoding P-II family nitrogen regulator, which gives rise to MKLITAIIKPFKLDEVREALSAIGVQGITVTEVKGFGRQKGHTELYRGAEYVVDFLPKVKIEAAVSEDLVDRVIEAVEGAARTGKIGDGKIFVYDLEQVVRIRTGETGKDAL
- the glcE gene encoding glycolate oxidase subunit GlcE is translated as MDGALSDCIERIRGAFAAGTPLRLRGGGSKDFYGEPAGGEVLDTRGLRGIRSYEPSELVVTVAAGTPLAELEEVLAREGQCLPFEPPHFGGGATVGGMVAAGLSGPARASVGSVRDYVLGLSMVNGRAELLTFGGQVMKNVAGYDVSRLMAGSLGTLGLIVEVSLKVLPRSPAEATLKFELSQRQALERLNAWGGQPLPLNASLWVQEPGGPALYLRLRGARAAVEAACKSLGGEPHDEAVQAAWRACRDQQLPWFAERGGRDLWRLSLPQTAPALDLPEAPLVEWHGAQRWVSAEAQDADRLRRVAAQSGGHATLFRAGPAGSRTQRFHPLQPPLDRIHVELKRQFDPAGIFNRGRLYPEL
- a CDS encoding ammonium transporter, producing MRKLLASLALGLGLLTGSAVMAQAPAATTPAAAPAATASEPAAAAPAAASAAAPAAAATAAPAAAANAAPAPTPNKGDTAWMTVSTLLVLLMILPGLALFYGGLVRSKNMLSVLMQVFVVSCLMFILWAVYGYSVAFTAGNPFMGGFSKVFLAGITPDSVAATFSKGVVIPELSFVAFQATFAAITCALIVGSFAERIRFPAVLMFVVLWFTFCYLPIAHMVWYWDGPDAITDAKTLETVTANAGWLWAKGALDFAGGTVVHINAGVAGLVGAYVIGKRIGYGKETLAPHNLTLTMVGAALLWVGWFGFNAGSNLEANGVTALAFANTLFATAAATLSWIAGEALSKGKASMLGAASGAVAGLVAITPAAGFVGPMGSIVIGLLAGLICLWGVNGLKRLLGADDSLDVFGVHGVGGILGALLTGVFASPSLGGTGVYDYVANKVNPDYSIASQVWIQFQGVITTVVWSAVVAFIAYKIVDLVIGLRVTEEEEREGLDITSHGETAYNR